The following are encoded together in the Armatimonadota bacterium genome:
- a CDS encoding zinc ribbon domain-containing protein, with protein sequence MPTYGYECTRCGYRFEVFQRITDEPITECEKCNGEVRKLFFPVGIVFKGTGFHVTDYRKPDKKDGDGRKPEFSLPSDTSSEKAESTTS encoded by the coding sequence ATGCCAACGTACGGTTACGAATGCACGAGATGCGGTTACCGATTTGAAGTCTTCCAAAGAATAACCGACGAGCCCATCACCGAATGTGAAAAATGCAATGGTGAAGTTCGCAAGCTCTTCTTTCCGGTAGGCATAGTTTTTAAAGGCACAGGGTTTCATGTCACAGACTACAGGAAACCTGACAAGAAAGATGGTGACGGGCGCAAACCCGAATTTTCTCTCCCGTCAGATACCTCTTCGGAGAAGGCGGAATCTACAACATCCTAA
- a CDS encoding LysM peptidoglycan-binding domain-containing protein — protein sequence MDRAYYRITFSVVFFLLITATILFAQNSTESDLPTIVITSPKNGAVISGSKVQVLAEFRSNDKQQVSSIKVYLDGKFISERTFNPPVSKGNAGFLWDTVRTKDGSHRLDIQMFAGEQYLAMATCVVTVSNKSKELDTEPPQVAVLNPTEGQTISGKVKIEIQARDNSGQPPYVTISIDKVVKAMRNFPPYTYEWDTTEVPNGPHTIEVKAIDNLDNRRDSKPVRVIVKNPSKGAPVVAPSTRALPTSSPKKSDVAKEPVVKVSSVIEEYKRTTPIVAEVVHEKLNGEKNSSLEPDAQGAPEVQIVKSSVAGAIESIRNEPGIAVQAPDDKAKTDAFQTKQEIMSEYIVKEGDSLIRIANEFDVPVAKLISLNDIKDPSLIRIGDKLRIPQPQGEVLMVPIRPVFEAVKGTIVWDGESKTVRALSSEYDITLQLGSAEAIVNFQPVIMEKEALVQDGRIMVPASFIKKTLGMGEYIREG from the coding sequence ATGGACAGAGCGTACTATAGAATCACCTTCAGTGTCGTCTTTTTCCTTTTAATTACTGCGACTATTTTATTCGCACAAAACAGCACTGAATCGGACCTTCCTACAATTGTTATTACTTCACCTAAAAACGGCGCAGTGATATCTGGCAGTAAAGTTCAGGTTTTGGCAGAGTTTCGTTCGAATGATAAACAACAAGTTTCGTCCATAAAAGTCTATTTGGACGGCAAATTCATTTCGGAGAGAACGTTCAATCCGCCTGTTTCAAAAGGTAATGCTGGTTTTCTTTGGGATACAGTTCGCACCAAAGACGGCAGCCACAGGTTGGATATTCAGATGTTCGCTGGCGAGCAGTACTTGGCAATGGCAACGTGTGTTGTTACGGTATCCAATAAGTCAAAAGAGCTGGATACCGAGCCGCCTCAAGTGGCTGTACTCAATCCCACTGAAGGGCAGACGATTTCGGGGAAGGTGAAAATAGAGATACAGGCCCGCGACAATAGCGGCCAACCGCCATATGTAACAATCTCGATTGACAAAGTAGTCAAGGCAATGAGGAACTTCCCGCCGTATACTTACGAGTGGGATACTACTGAGGTGCCAAACGGTCCGCATACAATCGAAGTCAAGGCCATTGACAACTTAGATAATCGCCGAGACTCAAAGCCGGTTCGAGTAATAGTGAAGAATCCTTCAAAAGGTGCTCCAGTAGTAGCGCCGTCTACTCGCGCGCTCCCTACGAGTTCGCCCAAGAAGTCGGATGTTGCCAAAGAACCCGTAGTTAAGGTGAGTTCAGTCATTGAAGAATATAAACGAACAACACCGATTGTTGCAGAAGTTGTGCATGAGAAGCTTAATGGCGAGAAAAACTCATCTCTTGAGCCGGATGCGCAAGGTGCACCCGAAGTGCAGATTGTTAAGTCGTCGGTTGCCGGCGCAATTGAATCTATTCGCAATGAGCCTGGCATTGCTGTTCAAGCACCTGATGACAAGGCAAAGACAGATGCCTTCCAAACTAAGCAAGAGATTATGTCGGAGTATATAGTAAAAGAAGGCGATAGCTTAATTCGCATCGCCAATGAGTTTGACGTGCCAGTCGCAAAGCTTATCAGTCTAAATGATATAAAAGACCCAAGCCTCATAAGAATCGGCGATAAGCTTCGGATACCCCAACCTCAAGGTGAGGTTTTGATGGTTCCGATAAGGCCCGTCTTTGAGGCTGTAAAAGGAACAATCGTATGGGATGGCGAGTCCAAGACAGTTCGGGCACTCTCTTCAGAGTACGATATTACCCTGCAACTTGGTAGTGCAGAGGCAATAGTTAACTTTCAGCCAGTAATAATGGAAAAGGAAGCGCTTGTCCAAGATGGCCGCATCATGGTGCCCGCTTCCTTTATAAAGAAAACTCTTGGAATGGGTGAATATATAAGGGAAGGTTAG
- a CDS encoding GNAT family N-acetyltransferase has protein sequence MEIQPIAENNVAKVWEIYQRNVAECDKLPLDLFRYKVLGDPNYSQELSLAAFESDKPIAFMDAVVRTMDDNRVGFLKAWATETEYRGKGIATALLNRIEKRFKELGVQKLEAGWARPHYFTPGIDANAYTPAIAFLLRRGFTRTKISYNMDLALENRTFADKTLESRIAEQGITVRRLDSTEKEAFLAWMAEDGWSQGWQHQVVFACDLKPPTVFVAEREKRYLGFAAYDAVRPGWFGPMGTSQSLRGCGIGGVLFLRCMDDMREKGYPVCHICAVGPLYFYWKVGGAVVSRIFWIMEKNL, from the coding sequence ATGGAAATTCAGCCCATTGCGGAAAATAATGTAGCCAAAGTATGGGAAATCTATCAGCGGAACGTTGCCGAGTGCGATAAGCTGCCTCTTGATTTGTTCAGATATAAGGTTCTAGGTGACCCGAACTATAGCCAGGAGCTTTCCCTAGCGGCTTTTGAATCTGATAAGCCCATTGCGTTTATGGATGCAGTAGTTCGAACTATGGATGATAATCGTGTGGGCTTCTTGAAGGCTTGGGCGACGGAAACCGAATATCGAGGAAAGGGAATTGCCACAGCGCTTTTAAACAGGATAGAAAAACGGTTCAAGGAGCTTGGGGTTCAAAAATTAGAAGCAGGGTGGGCAAGGCCACATTATTTTACCCCTGGTATAGATGCAAATGCGTATACTCCTGCAATAGCTTTTCTTTTGCGGCGGGGGTTTACGCGAACGAAAATTAGCTACAACATGGATTTGGCTCTTGAAAATCGTACCTTTGCAGATAAGACGCTTGAAAGTCGGATTGCCGAGCAAGGCATTACTGTTCGGCGATTAGATTCAACCGAAAAAGAAGCTTTTCTTGCTTGGATGGCTGAAGATGGATGGTCGCAAGGCTGGCAGCACCAAGTTGTTTTTGCATGTGATTTAAAGCCGCCGACCGTTTTTGTTGCCGAGCGCGAGAAAAGATATCTAGGATTTGCCGCCTATGATGCTGTGCGGCCAGGATGGTTTGGGCCAATGGGAACATCGCAGTCCCTAAGGGGATGTGGAATTGGAGGGGTCCTTTTCCTGCGGTGCATGGATGACATGAGGGAGAAGGGATATCCTGTATGCCATATTTGCGCCGTCGGGCCTCTTTATTTCTATTGGAAAGTTGGCGGGGCAGTTGTTTCCAGAATATTCTGGATTATGGAGAAAAACCTATAG
- the dapA gene encoding 4-hydroxy-tetrahydrodipicolinate synthase, which produces MDFRGAWTALITPMTADGEIDWEGLEKNIQFQIEQGITGLVPTGTTGESPTLSWDEHNSVIKVCLDMSAGRCQVIAGTGSNSTQEAAESTEHAFENGAKAALLVDCYYNGPSSLELRNEYYGVLAEMFPEVFFVPYVIPGRSGTALAVEDLAILADEYPNIRAVKEATGDLERMARTRELLGGDFAILSGDDDLTFKMMTSSSIKAQGVISVISNVAPKAVAQMVANILSGNLEAATALRDALNPLFGIVTVKAESKRCLPNGEVVVVQDRFRNPLGIKVLMNGLGMPAGPARQPLGRMTPEGVQIVRNALHTVWKQNPEILAPIGEFFGIDIEARIYEDSHWSNFCYP; this is translated from the coding sequence ATGGATTTTCGAGGGGCATGGACTGCGCTTATTACTCCGATGACAGCGGATGGCGAAATTGATTGGGAGGGTCTTGAAAAGAATATCCAATTCCAGATAGAGCAAGGGATTACTGGTTTGGTTCCGACTGGGACAACAGGCGAGTCTCCAACGCTGAGTTGGGACGAGCACAATTCTGTAATCAAAGTTTGTCTTGACATGAGTGCGGGCCGCTGTCAGGTCATTGCGGGCACAGGAAGCAATTCAACCCAGGAAGCGGCTGAGAGCACAGAGCATGCTTTTGAAAATGGCGCTAAAGCAGCTCTTCTCGTAGATTGTTACTACAATGGGCCGTCATCGTTGGAACTGCGCAACGAGTACTACGGCGTGCTAGCGGAAATGTTTCCTGAGGTATTCTTTGTGCCTTACGTTATTCCTGGTCGGTCTGGCACCGCGCTTGCGGTTGAGGACCTTGCAATCCTTGCGGATGAGTATCCCAATATTCGAGCGGTCAAAGAGGCGACGGGAGACCTCGAGCGGATGGCGCGAACAAGAGAGCTTCTTGGTGGTGATTTTGCCATTCTCTCAGGAGATGATGATTTGACCTTCAAAATGATGACGTCATCTTCGATAAAGGCTCAAGGCGTAATTTCAGTTATCTCGAACGTTGCGCCGAAAGCCGTCGCACAAATGGTGGCGAATATCCTTAGCGGCAATTTGGAAGCCGCCACGGCCCTCAGAGATGCTTTGAATCCACTCTTCGGCATAGTAACAGTCAAAGCCGAAAGTAAGCGTTGCCTGCCCAATGGCGAGGTTGTGGTTGTACAGGACCGTTTCCGCAATCCTCTGGGCATTAAGGTTCTCATGAACGGCCTTGGAATGCCTGCCGGTCCCGCCCGCCAGCCGCTTGGAAGAATGACACCTGAGGGTGTGCAGATTGTTCGCAATGCGTTGCACACAGTTTGGAAGCAGAACCCAGAAATCCTTGCGCCAATCGGCGAATTCTTTGGCATAGATATCGAAGCAAGGATTTACGAGGATTCTCACTGGTCGAACTTTTGCTATCCTTAG
- a CDS encoding glycosidase, translated as MELERYEGNPVLTPTERWWENKAVFNCAAARSNGTVHIIYRAIGEDGVSRFGYAASKNGLDVIERHSMPIYESVGDELERLGVEDPRITRIDDTYYITYTGVSVYPCCEVHPSAIHTVPWRCRVGLLSTTDFKTFKKHGCILPDMDNKDVVLFPEKIKGKYVMLHRIFPNIWIAYSEDLIHWHDHKVLMHVQPDSWDCNRIGAGAPPIKTEYGWLNFYHGVDHNRNYRLGILLLDLEDPSKVIGRSAEPVLSPEMDYEKVGLVPNVVFTCGAISMNGRYYVYYGGADKVIGVATMDKKDLTKIRLEKVT; from the coding sequence ATGGAGCTAGAGCGTTACGAAGGTAATCCCGTACTTACGCCCACCGAGCGCTGGTGGGAGAATAAAGCAGTCTTTAATTGTGCAGCCGCAAGATCGAATGGAACTGTCCATATTATCTATCGGGCAATCGGTGAGGATGGTGTGTCTCGTTTTGGCTATGCCGCTAGCAAAAATGGCTTGGACGTGATTGAGCGTCACAGCATGCCAATTTATGAATCTGTCGGCGATGAGCTGGAGCGGTTAGGAGTTGAGGACCCTCGGATTACCCGCATAGATGACACCTACTACATTACATACACAGGTGTTTCGGTTTATCCCTGTTGTGAGGTTCATCCGTCTGCTATTCACACTGTGCCTTGGCGCTGTCGCGTGGGTCTCTTGTCAACCACCGATTTTAAGACCTTCAAAAAGCATGGCTGCATCTTGCCTGATATGGACAACAAAGATGTTGTGTTGTTTCCTGAAAAGATAAAAGGCAAGTACGTAATGCTGCACCGAATCTTTCCTAATATTTGGATTGCATATTCCGAAGACCTTATCCACTGGCATGACCATAAAGTGCTTATGCATGTTCAGCCTGATTCGTGGGACTGCAATCGCATTGGCGCTGGTGCACCGCCTATCAAAACCGAGTATGGCTGGCTGAATTTCTACCATGGCGTTGACCACAACCGCAATTATCGGCTCGGAATACTGCTTCTAGACCTAGAAGACCCTTCTAAGGTCATAGGTAGGTCTGCTGAACCTGTCCTAAGCCCTGAAATGGATTATGAGAAAGTTGGGTTAGTTCCGAATGTTGTTTTTACATGCGGCGCAATTTCAATGAATGGCCGGTATTATGTTTACTACGGCGGTGCCGACAAAGTAATCGGTGTGGCTACGATGGATAAAAAGGATCTAACCAAAATTAGGTTAGAAAAAGTCACCTAG